In a single window of the Antennarius striatus isolate MH-2024 chromosome 3, ASM4005453v1, whole genome shotgun sequence genome:
- the ptgesl gene encoding prostaglandin E synthase 2, whose protein sequence is MHCGTLRKANMATTCARTVLKVGCNILNRRPGTASYLVGNGSAHGPRKAFSSGGTVLRHMLPPTRGGRGRLLGCAFLLGGGLGLYQTVKLCVEQHLAEEETQASDGALKLTLYQYKTCPFCSKVRAFLDYHGLPHEIVEVNPVMRQEIKWSTYRKVPILMVDGKEQLNDSSVIISCLKTYLINKNKSVSKILCSYPEIKSVNERGKEVTEYSNKYWLMLSEAETLETYPEKGMQKEEMKWRQWADDWLVHLISPNVYRTTSEALAAFDYIVREGKFGTFEGFFAKYVGAAAMFLISKRLKRRHNLQDDVRQDLYKAVNDWVEAIGKKRKFMGGDEPNLADLAVFGVLRVMEGLQAFDDMMANTKVKKWYRHVENAALNHQGQK, encoded by the exons atgcattgtgggactTTACGTAAAGCAAACATGGCGACCACCTGCGCTAGAACGGTTCTAAAGGTCGGTTGTAATATTCTTAACCGACGGCCCGGTACCGCGTCCTACCTGGTGGGCAACGGGAGCGCACATGGGCCGAGGAAGGCGTTCAGTTCCGGGGGAACCGTCCTCCGACACATGCTGCCCCCCACgcgtggaggaagaggacggtTGCTGGGCTGTGCCTTCCTTCTCGGTGGAGGTTTAGGTTTATATCAAACTGTGAAGTTGTGTGTCGAGCAGCACCTGGCCGAGGAGGAGACCCAG GCCTCAGATGGAGCTCTGAAGCTGACCCTGTACCAGTACAAGACCTGCCCGTTTTGCAGCAAGGTGCGAGCGTTTCTGGACTACCACGGCCTCCCGCATGAGATCGTGGAAGTGAACCCAGTGATGAGGCAGGAGATCAAGTGGTCGACTTACAGAAAAGTTCCCATCCTAATGGTGGACGGCAAAGAG caaCTGAACGACTCATCCGTCATCATCAGCTGCCTCAAGACATATTTAATCAACAA GAATAAAAGTGTGTCCAAGATCCTTTGCTCCTACCCGGAGATAAAGTCTGTGAACGAGAGAGGAAAGGAGGTGACAGAGTACAGCAACAAGTACTGGCTGATGCTGAGTGAGGCCGAGACCCTCGAGACTTACCCAGAGAAGGGAATGCAGAA AGAGGAGATGAAGTGGCGTCAGTGGGCCGATGATTGGCTTGTGCATCTTATATCTCCCAATGTGTACCGAACCACCAGCGAGGCCCTGGCCGCCTTCGACTACATCGTACGTGAAGGAAAGTTTGGCACTTTTGAAGGATTCTTTGCCAAATACGTGGGCGCTGCAGCCATGTTTCTCATCTCCAAAAGGCTGAAAAGACG GCACAACCTGCAGGATGACGTCAGGCAGGATCTCTACAAAGCAGTCAATGACTGGGTGGAAGCCATCGGCAAGAAGAGGAAGTTCATGGGTGGAGATGAACCCAACCTTGCAGACCTG GCGGTGTTTGGGGTCTTGAGAGTCATGGAGGGCCTGCAGGCATTTGATGACATGATGGCGAACACTAAGGTCAAGAAGTGGTACAGACATGTGGAGAACGCAGCGCTCAACCACCAGGgccaaaaataa